One stretch of Bosea vaviloviae DNA includes these proteins:
- the glp gene encoding gephyrin-like molybdotransferase Glp, with amino-acid sequence MSLTPVKVALQALLDSVPGPTPVEIVPLASCAGRVLGADIVALRTQPPFANSAMDGYAARAADLMPANELRVIGESAAGRAFAGTVGPGEAIRIFTGAPMPDGADTILIQENADGVGGPVIRVREGAEPGRFVRPAGLDFREGDVLLPAGRRLDSAALGLAAAAGHPALPVRRKPLVAILATGDELVLPGETVGPDQIVASNSYSLAAIVEEIGGTAFDLGIARDNHPDLAAKIERARAAGADVLITLGGASVGAHDLVQEALKRQGMELGFWKIAMRPGKPMMMGRLGAMVAVGLPGNPVSSIVCGHLFVAPLIEALLGMPDPARDRSEPAILGIDMPANDEREDYLRADLQHIESGWLATPFTKQDSSMLGNLARARALVIRPAYAEPAKEGAPCRIIRLR; translated from the coding sequence ATGAGCCTGACCCCGGTCAAGGTTGCGCTGCAGGCGCTGCTCGACAGCGTTCCCGGACCGACACCCGTCGAGATCGTTCCGCTCGCCTCCTGCGCCGGGCGCGTATTGGGCGCCGATATCGTCGCGCTCAGAACGCAGCCGCCTTTCGCCAATTCGGCCATGGATGGCTACGCGGCCCGAGCCGCAGATCTTATGCCGGCAAATGAACTGCGCGTTATCGGCGAATCGGCTGCCGGGCGCGCCTTTGCAGGGACGGTCGGGCCCGGCGAGGCGATTCGCATCTTCACCGGCGCGCCTATGCCCGACGGTGCCGATACGATCTTGATCCAGGAGAATGCCGATGGTGTCGGCGGCCCGGTCATCCGCGTCCGCGAAGGGGCCGAGCCGGGGCGTTTCGTCCGCCCGGCCGGGCTCGATTTTCGGGAAGGCGACGTCCTCCTCCCGGCAGGGCGCCGGCTCGACAGTGCCGCGCTCGGCCTCGCGGCAGCAGCCGGACACCCTGCCCTGCCGGTTCGGCGCAAGCCTCTGGTCGCGATCCTGGCGACCGGGGACGAACTCGTCCTGCCGGGCGAAACGGTCGGGCCCGACCAGATCGTCGCTTCAAACAGCTATTCCCTGGCCGCGATCGTCGAGGAGATCGGCGGAACGGCCTTCGATCTCGGCATCGCGCGCGACAATCATCCCGATCTCGCCGCCAAGATCGAACGGGCGCGAGCAGCCGGCGCTGACGTGCTGATCACGCTCGGCGGCGCCTCGGTCGGGGCGCATGACCTTGTGCAGGAAGCCTTGAAGCGCCAGGGCATGGAGCTCGGCTTCTGGAAGATCGCGATGCGGCCGGGCAAGCCGATGATGATGGGTCGGCTTGGTGCCATGGTCGCCGTCGGCCTACCCGGCAACCCTGTCTCGTCGATCGTCTGCGGGCATCTGTTCGTGGCGCCGTTGATCGAGGCGCTCCTCGGCATGCCCGATCCCGCGCGCGACCGTAGCGAACCGGCGATTCTCGGAATCGATATGCCGGCTAATGATGAGCGTGAAGATTATCTGCGCGCCGATCTTCAACACATCGAGTCGGGCTGGCTCGCCACCCCCTTCACCAAGCAGGATTCCTCGATGCTGGGCAATCTGGCGCGCGCACGGGCGCTGGTCATTCGCCCGGCCTATGCAGAGCCGGCAAAAGAAGGCGCACCCTGCCGGATCATCCGCCTCCGCTAG
- the lexA gene encoding transcriptional repressor LexA, with product MLTRKQFELLRFIQERLRESGVPPSFDEMKDALDLRSKSGIHRLIMALEERGFIRRLPNRARALEVIKLPDGVGTPQGARPRFSPSIVQGGLGQGGGLGKARPAPNPEEEARATIAIPVMGRIAAGTPISAIQSRSHSVALPADMLGAGEHFALEVRGDSMVEAGILDGDTVVIRRQDTANTGDIIVALIDDEEATLKRLRKRGSSIALEAANPAYETRVLGPDRVKIQGRLVNLMRRY from the coding sequence ATGCTGACACGCAAACAATTCGAATTGCTCCGCTTCATCCAGGAACGCCTGCGTGAAAGCGGCGTGCCGCCCTCCTTCGACGAAATGAAGGACGCGCTCGATCTCCGCTCGAAATCCGGCATTCATCGCCTGATCATGGCGTTGGAGGAGCGAGGCTTCATTCGCCGGCTGCCCAATCGCGCCCGCGCATTGGAGGTGATCAAGCTTCCCGATGGCGTCGGCACGCCACAAGGCGCGCGCCCGCGTTTCAGCCCCTCCATCGTGCAAGGCGGCCTCGGCCAGGGCGGCGGCCTCGGCAAGGCGCGCCCGGCGCCGAATCCCGAAGAGGAGGCGCGGGCCACGATCGCAATCCCGGTGATGGGGCGGATCGCGGCCGGCACGCCGATCTCGGCGATCCAGAGCCGGAGCCACAGTGTGGCACTGCCGGCGGACATGCTCGGCGCCGGCGAGCATTTCGCGCTTGAGGTGCGCGGCGATTCGATGGTCGAGGCCGGCATTCTCGACGGCGACACCGTCGTCATCCGCCGGCAGGACACCGCCAATACCGGCGACATCATCGTGGCGCTGATCGATGACGAGGAGGCGACGCTGAAGCGCCTGCGCAAACGTGGCTCGTCAATCGCGCTTGAAGCCGCAAACCCGGCTTATGAAACCCGTGTGCTCGGCCCTGATCGGGTCAAGATCCAGGGTCGCTTGGTCAATTTGATGCGGCGCTACTGA
- a CDS encoding ComEC/Rec2 family competence protein, with amino-acid sequence MKSRGALAGVLPSRLPVSWPGGGVSLAWRGWLGQARQAFAAEAERRRLFLWFPVMMGIGILLYFAGDREPALWAPLAGVALASGLAIALRRRQLALPVCLGLVAVFVGFSAATWRTATIMAPILDRPRTGQLTGYVESVEARDAGARLVVLVTGIAGVEAERRPKRVRVNIKAETVAPGDHITANARLLPPPGPARPGGYDFGRDAFFRGIGAVGNIPGKIMLTPAPGPPPPELARAVLIDRARNALTARIASVGGGQAGAMAAALVTGKRGLITETTNADLRAAGIYHIVSISGLHMVLAAGTILWLVRALLALSQTLALHWPIKKIAAVAAMIGATAYCIFSGSDVATVRSLIMTLVMLGAILIDRPALSMRNLALAAIIVLLREPEALLGPSFQMSFGAVAALIAFAERWEERNQTAPPSPWPWPLRPLWIAASGTVITTLLATAATAPFGAYHFQTFNPFGLLGNALALPFVSLFVMPAAVFGVLAYPFGLDWPAWWLMGAASEVVLRLAHWVAAIDHSTLIIPAFGEAALVCLAMTLLWLTLWSTKLRLLAIVPLVMGVTVAAKPDRPDIVIERDGSGLVVRGADDRFILAGRPSSFVLQQWLTADGDGRQPTDASLRKNAACDTQGCVVTARNGRRIAYAKDRLAVIEDCLRADLVVTPIPWSAPCAAKLVDRTALNRDGATSLIGTAGGWRTIQSERQDADRPWMRKRTATSPRPSQPPPARQPERSDTGDVAAEPDRIQ; translated from the coding sequence GTGAAATCACGCGGCGCACTGGCCGGCGTCCTGCCGTCGCGCCTGCCCGTCTCCTGGCCCGGCGGCGGTGTCAGCCTGGCATGGCGGGGTTGGCTCGGGCAGGCGCGACAGGCCTTCGCCGCCGAGGCGGAGCGCCGGCGGCTCTTCCTCTGGTTCCCGGTCATGATGGGCATCGGCATTCTGCTCTACTTCGCCGGCGACCGGGAGCCCGCGCTATGGGCGCCGCTTGCCGGCGTCGCGCTTGCGAGCGGCCTCGCCATAGCTCTGCGCCGGCGGCAGCTCGCCTTGCCGGTTTGCCTTGGGCTGGTCGCGGTCTTCGTCGGCTTCTCGGCAGCGACCTGGCGCACCGCGACGATCATGGCGCCGATCCTGGATCGCCCGCGCACCGGCCAGCTCACCGGCTATGTCGAATCCGTCGAGGCGCGCGATGCCGGCGCTCGCCTCGTCGTGCTGGTCACCGGGATAGCCGGCGTCGAAGCGGAGCGACGGCCCAAACGCGTCCGCGTCAACATCAAGGCGGAGACAGTCGCGCCGGGAGACCATATCACGGCCAATGCGCGCCTTCTGCCGCCGCCTGGTCCGGCGCGACCGGGCGGCTATGATTTCGGCCGCGACGCGTTCTTTCGCGGCATCGGAGCGGTCGGCAACATCCCCGGCAAGATCATGCTGACGCCGGCGCCAGGCCCGCCTCCGCCCGAACTCGCGAGAGCCGTTCTGATCGACCGCGCCCGCAACGCCCTGACCGCCCGCATCGCCAGCGTCGGGGGCGGGCAGGCCGGCGCGATGGCGGCAGCGCTGGTGACCGGCAAGCGCGGTCTGATCACGGAAACGACCAATGCCGATCTGCGCGCGGCTGGCATCTACCACATCGTCTCGATTTCGGGCCTGCACATGGTGCTCGCCGCCGGCACGATCCTCTGGCTGGTGCGGGCGCTGCTGGCGCTCTCGCAGACGCTGGCCCTGCATTGGCCGATCAAGAAGATCGCCGCCGTTGCCGCCATGATCGGAGCAACCGCCTATTGCATCTTCTCCGGCTCCGATGTCGCAACCGTCAGGTCATTGATCATGACGCTGGTCATGCTCGGCGCAATCCTGATCGACCGCCCGGCGCTGAGCATGCGCAACCTTGCCTTGGCGGCCATCATCGTCTTGCTGCGCGAGCCCGAGGCGCTGCTCGGGCCGAGCTTCCAGATGTCATTCGGGGCGGTCGCGGCGCTGATCGCCTTTGCCGAGCGCTGGGAGGAACGCAATCAGACCGCGCCGCCATCGCCATGGCCCTGGCCGCTGCGCCCACTCTGGATCGCCGCCAGCGGCACCGTCATCACAACCCTGCTGGCGACGGCGGCGACGGCCCCGTTCGGCGCCTATCATTTCCAGACCTTCAATCCGTTCGGGCTGCTCGGCAATGCGCTCGCCTTGCCCTTCGTCTCGCTGTTCGTCATGCCAGCTGCGGTGTTCGGAGTGCTGGCCTACCCCTTCGGCCTCGACTGGCCGGCCTGGTGGCTGATGGGCGCCGCCTCCGAGGTCGTGCTGCGGCTGGCCCACTGGGTCGCGGCGATCGATCACTCGACGCTGATCATTCCCGCCTTCGGCGAGGCCGCGCTGGTCTGCCTTGCAATGACACTGCTCTGGCTGACGCTGTGGAGCACCAAGCTTCGGTTGCTAGCCATTGTGCCGCTGGTGATGGGCGTCACGGTCGCGGCCAAGCCGGACCGGCCGGATATCGTCATCGAACGCGACGGTTCCGGCCTCGTCGTGCGCGGAGCCGATGACCGTTTCATTCTGGCCGGCCGGCCAAGCAGCTTTGTGCTGCAACAATGGCTCACCGCCGATGGCGATGGGCGGCAGCCCACGGATGCGAGCCTGCGCAAGAATGCGGCTTGCGATACGCAAGGCTGTGTCGTCACCGCTCGCAACGGCCGCCGGATCGCCTATGCGAAAGACCGGCTCGCCGTCATCGAGGATTGCCTGCGCGCCGACCTCGTCGTCACGCCGATACCCTGGTCGGCTCCCTGCGCAGCGAAGCTGGTCGACCGGACGGCCCTGAACCGCGACGGCGCGACCTCCCTCATCGGCACTGCAGGCGGCTGGCGCACGATCCAATCGGAACGGCAGGACGCCGATCGCCCTTGGATGCGTAAGCGCACGGCGACAAGCCCAAGGCCCTCGCAGCCGCCTCCTGCGCGGCAGCCGGAGAGGAGCGATACGGGCGATGTGGCAGCCGAGCCCGACCGGATTCAGTAG